The DNA segment GTCCCTCCAGTTGTTTATGGTCTACCGCCAATGCCGATGGACCTGTTGTTTTTATAAAAGTAAGTTCATCTGCAGCATCGATGCCCATGTCGGTAAAAATACCTGTCACCTGTAAACCGGAACTGTAAACTGCTGTTGCCGGATTTTTACATTCTATTGCTTTTGACAAACTTTCCGCACCTCCGCGTCTGAAAGCCATCGTATCAGCATATTGTTCTAAAACGTCGATCAGGTTTTGGAAAGTTGGGGTCACAAATAACTGCGGCTGCGGCTTGGTGATGTCATACTGTGCATTAATGGCATCTATGGTATACCATTTCTTTTCCACATCATCTTTCATGCAGCTCGAGCTTTCTCCGATAGAGGACAGTAAACCTGCGCCGTAAATCTTAGGCTCTTCCAGTGTGCCGATCAGTCCGTATTCCACGGTCCACCAATGCAGGCGGCCCAGCAGTGCCATTTCAGAAGGCTCTCCCATATTCTCGGCCACCACCTGTAAATGTTTTTCTGCTTTTGCGACTTCCTGTTCCGGAGCATCCGCAGATTCCTTTAAAATGGAAAGGTTACGAATCGCTTCATAAAGTTCAAAATCCTTTGATGAAAACATCGCTTTAGCCCCGATAGAGCCGAAATAGCTCAGGTAACTGTTATAATCTGCGTCTGCGATAATTGGCGCATGTCCTGCCGACTCATGGATAATATCCGGAGCTGGTGTATATTCAATATGGTTAATCTGACGAATGTCTGCGGCAATCACCAATACCCGGTAAGCCTGGTACTCCATGAAAGCTGCAGGAGGAATAAAACCATCTACGGTAACTGCTCCCCAGCCTATTTTGCCGAGGTTATCGTTCATGGTTTGTAAATTGGGAATATACTCAATGCTCAGGCCTGCACGTTGCAAACCTTTAATGTAA comes from the Pedobacter sp. FW305-3-2-15-E-R2A2 genome and includes:
- a CDS encoding aromatic amino acid hydroxylase: MSDFNDFNNPQVAKLPKHLRQFIVEQHYEKYTPIDQAVWRYVMRQNYSYLKQVAYYPYIKGLQRAGLSIEYIPNLQTMNDNLGKIGWGAVTVDGFIPPAAFMEYQAYRVLVIAADIRQINHIEYTPAPDIIHESAGHAPIIADADYNSYLSYFGSIGAKAMFSSKDFELYEAIRNLSILKESADAPEQEVAKAEKHLQVVAENMGEPSEMALLGRLHWWTVEYGLIGTLEEPKIYGAGLLSSIGESSSCMKDDVEKKWYTIDAINAQYDITKPQPQLFVTPTFQNLIDVLEQYADTMAFRRGGAESLSKAIECKNPATAVYSSGLQVTGIFTDMGIDAADELTFIKTTGPSALAVDHKQLEGHGKFYHKDGFSSPVGRLNGLVLESLSLTELQDLGIATGQVADLTFDSGIQLKGTVKEIIQHAGKTVLIAFEDCTVKESNGNVLFQPEWGTYDMAIGEKIVSVFNGAADKDAYEEITHISEQQTHKVSYDEKTQKLHDIYKAIRTIRQEKRDYEKCVSLFEELKTEHRSDWLATLEILEIIYHKKLDSAFEKELRDYLELKAANEADYRKLITDGLHVIENPVSQLITEED